Proteins encoded in a region of the Populus alba chromosome 13, ASM523922v2, whole genome shotgun sequence genome:
- the LOC118050366 gene encoding large ribosomal subunit protein uL18-like produces the protein MAYAKAQKSKAYSKRFQVKFKRRREGKTDYRARIRLINQDKNKYNTPKYRFVVRFSNKDIVAQITSASITGDTVLASAYAHELPRYGLEVGLTNYAAAYCTGLLLARRVLKMLEMDEEYEGNVEATGEDFSVEPADTRRPFRALLDVGLVRTTTGNRVFGALKGALDGGLDIPHSEKRFAGFGKDNKQLDAEVHRKYIYGGHVAAYMRTLMEDEPEKYQTHFSEYIKREIDADCMEALYKKVHAAIRADPTTKKSEKQPPKEHKRYNLKKLTYEERKEKLVERLNTFNSAADDEDDE, from the exons ATG GCCTATGCGAAGGCTCAGAAATCTAAGGCTTACTCCAAGAGGTTTCAAGTCAAGTTTAAGAGAAGAAGAG AGGGGAAGACTGACTACAGGGCTAGGATTCGACTGATTAATCAGGACAAGAACAAGTACAATACGCCCAAGTATCGATTTGTTGTCCGATTT AGCAACAAGGACATTGTTGCACAAATAACATCAGCTAGCATTACTGGAGATACTGTTCTTGCTTCTGCTTATGCTCATGAACTTCCTCGATATGGGCTTGAAGTTGGTCTTACAAACTATGCAGCAG CTTACTGTACCGGACTTCTCTTGGCTCGCCGCGTGTTGAAAATGCTTGAGATGGATGAGGAATATGAGGGCAATGTTGAG GCCACTGGCGAGGATTTCTCAGTTGAACCAGCTGACACCAGGAGGCCATTTCGTGCCCTACTTGATGTTGGGTTAGTAAGAACTACAACTGGAAATCGTGTCTTTGGTGCTCTCAAG GGAGCTCTTGATGGTGGTTTGGATATTCCTCACAGTGAAAAGAGGTTTGCTGGCTTTGGAAAGGACAATAAGCAGCTCGATGCTGAAGTTCACCGGAAATATATTTATGGTGGACATGTTGCAGCATACATGAGG ACTTTGATGGAGGATGAACCTGAGAAATACCAGACTCACTTTAGTGAGTACATCAAGAGAGAAATTGATGCTGATTGTATGGAGGCATTGTACAAGAAGGTTCATGCTGCTATTCGTGCAGATCCAACAACCAAGAAATCAGAGAAGCAGCCACCCAAGGAGCACAAGAG GTACAACTTGAAGAAGCTAACCTACGAGGAAAGGAAAGAGAAGTTGGTTGAGCGATTGAATACCTTCAACTCAGCTGCTGATGATGAAGATGACGAGTGA